From Halobacillus sp. Marseille-Q1614, the proteins below share one genomic window:
- a CDS encoding ABC transporter substrate-binding protein, with product MKNSLMKLVGGIGMAALLAACGGGGAESEGGSDGEVSGAQEGKLTVALTASSEGERNTFEELIAEFEEESEVDVEASFPAGGYEDQMRVQMAANDLPDVFDTHGWSQLRYGEYVLDQRDMDWVENLKPAMKDIVTDEDGKVYTYPVNMAQDGVIYNKNVLEKYGIEVPQTWDEFVEALKTVRDESGGQVAPLWVAGGDGFPLGQMVDQMMTPMFATDEENDYTEEFLDGSFDWSQYEWLPEQLLMLQEENLLNQDVLTAKYAQSAEIMAGEQAAFMFSGGSIGPDTTQVNPEVKLGLMPTPTVHEGDEPVWIGGERFTLAIFKDSKMKEEAKQFIEFMAEPDNAQRIAEGTNLASALEGVEADTYFSEDLKKYEGTEIVSYFDRVYLPSGMWDVMSTTTEELLAGGTPEQAADTMESEYDRLREE from the coding sequence ATGAAGAACTCATTGATGAAGTTAGTTGGCGGTATCGGTATGGCAGCTTTGCTGGCAGCATGCGGAGGCGGCGGTGCAGAAAGTGAAGGCGGCAGTGATGGAGAGGTTAGCGGAGCTCAGGAAGGTAAGCTGACGGTAGCTCTTACTGCCAGCAGTGAAGGGGAAAGAAATACTTTTGAAGAATTAATTGCTGAATTTGAAGAAGAAAGTGAAGTTGATGTTGAAGCCAGTTTCCCAGCTGGGGGATACGAAGACCAAATGAGAGTCCAGATGGCAGCGAATGATCTGCCGGATGTATTTGATACGCACGGCTGGTCTCAGCTCCGTTATGGTGAGTATGTACTTGATCAAAGAGATATGGACTGGGTGGAAAACCTGAAGCCGGCAATGAAAGATATCGTAACTGACGAAGACGGTAAGGTGTACACTTATCCAGTGAACATGGCTCAGGATGGTGTCATCTATAATAAAAATGTATTAGAGAAATATGGAATTGAAGTACCTCAGACATGGGATGAGTTCGTAGAAGCTCTAAAAACCGTCCGTGATGAAAGTGGCGGACAAGTTGCTCCATTATGGGTTGCCGGCGGAGATGGATTTCCATTAGGTCAGATGGTTGACCAGATGATGACGCCTATGTTTGCCACGGATGAAGAAAATGATTATACAGAAGAGTTTTTGGATGGATCTTTTGACTGGAGTCAATATGAGTGGCTTCCAGAACAGCTTCTTATGCTTCAGGAAGAAAATCTTTTAAACCAGGACGTTTTAACCGCTAAGTATGCGCAGTCAGCTGAAATTATGGCTGGTGAACAAGCTGCTTTCATGTTTTCTGGTGGTTCTATCGGACCCGATACTACTCAAGTGAACCCAGAAGTTAAGCTTGGACTGATGCCGACTCCAACTGTACATGAAGGGGACGAGCCTGTCTGGATTGGCGGAGAGCGCTTTACTCTTGCTATTTTCAAAGATTCTAAGATGAAAGAAGAAGCAAAGCAGTTCATCGAGTTTATGGCTGAGCCTGATAATGCCCAGCGTATTGCCGAAGGAACAAACCTGGCTTCAGCTCTTGAGGGCGTGGAAGCGGACACTTATTTCTCTGAAGATCTTAAAAAATATGAAGGTACTGAGATTGTCAGCTACTTCGACCGGGTTTACCTTCCAAGCGGCATGTGGGACGTAATGTCGACAACTACTGAAGAGCTGCTGGCTGGCGGCACACCTGAGCAAGCGGCTGATACGATGGAATCTGAATATGACCGATTAAGAGAAGAATAA
- a CDS encoding HTH domain-containing protein, whose product MNERQSKLFHQMLIHNNEVLQVRDLADQLECSEKTLRNDLKVVEDYLYKNSQASLVRKPGVGISLYVEEAEKARLYQELFQTERKDDQERLVEIAYRMLSEEKPFTLQDLAAAYFITIPQIKKDLEVLNRWLGDFKLEICSKQRLGSTVIGRELAKRNAIAHLPELASNTRSDILQLFPEHEVDIVRQGLEKLQDRFLLEFAPGELESLIIHALVMIKRTRQRSTISIKTTDQWTTEEFKAAGYFLVI is encoded by the coding sequence ATGAATGAAAGACAATCCAAATTATTTCATCAAATGCTCATCCATAACAATGAAGTATTGCAGGTTCGAGACCTGGCAGATCAGCTTGAATGCTCAGAGAAAACTTTACGGAATGACTTGAAAGTGGTTGAAGATTATCTATACAAAAATTCACAGGCTTCGCTTGTTCGTAAGCCTGGTGTCGGCATCTCTCTGTATGTGGAAGAGGCTGAGAAAGCACGATTATACCAGGAGCTATTCCAGACGGAAAGAAAAGATGATCAGGAACGCTTAGTAGAGATTGCGTATAGAATGCTTTCTGAGGAAAAGCCCTTTACCCTTCAAGATCTGGCAGCTGCTTACTTTATAACCATTCCTCAAATAAAAAAAGATTTAGAAGTTCTCAATCGCTGGCTGGGAGACTTTAAGCTTGAGATTTGTTCTAAGCAGCGGCTGGGGAGTACAGTGATTGGTAGAGAATTAGCAAAGCGGAATGCTATTGCCCACTTACCTGAATTAGCATCAAATACAAGAAGTGATATCCTTCAGTTATTTCCTGAACATGAGGTAGATATAGTCAGACAGGGTTTAGAGAAACTTCAGGATCGCTTTTTGCTTGAATTTGCCCCCGGCGAACTAGAGAGTCTGATTATACATGCTCTGGTAATGATCAAACGAACGAGACAGAGATCCACCATATCTATAAAAACAACTGATCAGTGGACAACAGAAGAATTTAAGGCCGCTGGGTATTTTTTGGTTATTTAA
- a CDS encoding alpha-galactosidase: protein MPIHFNETTKEFHLQNEGLSYIFTVMKNQQLGHLYYGKAIRHRDSFQHLFRTQSRAGMSNVFEGDLTFSLDILKQEYPSYGTSDYREPAFQVLQEDGSRTTQFEYVSHEIFQGKPGLNGLPATYTEENDEASTLIIKLKDPLIDAEIELMYTVYENRSVITRSAKFLNKGKQKLELIRALSASIDLFDADFEMVQLSGSWSRERHVKTRELVPGIQSITSTRGTSSTQQNPFLALKRKTADEHRGEVYGFNFVYSGNFLAQVEVDHYDVARVSMGINPFDFNWLLAPGEEFQTPEVVMVYSDEGLNGMSQEYHNLYRERLVRGPWRDEKRPVLINNWEATYFDFNEDKLLDIAKESKELGIELFVLDDGWFGKRDDDTTSLGDWFADKEKLPDGIEGISRKITELGMKFGLWFEPEMVNKESELYKEHPDWIIHVKGRTNSHGRNQYVLDFSRKEVVDNLYEQMADVLANSPVSYVKWDMNRYMTEIGSLALPAERQSEVAHRYILGVYDLYERLTSEFPDVLFESCASGGARFDPGMLSYAPQTWTSDDTDAVERLKIQYGTSMAYPLSTMGAHVSDIPNHQVHRKTGLEMRGHVSFFGMFGYELDITKMTPKEKEEVKQQVHFYKQNRELIQHGTFYRLLSPFDEGGNFVAWMVVSSDQKEALVGYYKVLAEPNPGFKRLMLKGLNEHKEYKIEGTDGSYYGDELMRAGLMLENEFSGSTQPQGEKLGDYRSSIYKLTVLD from the coding sequence ATGCCAATACATTTTAACGAAACAACGAAAGAATTTCATTTACAAAATGAAGGGCTCAGCTATATTTTTACAGTTATGAAGAATCAGCAGCTCGGACATTTATATTATGGAAAAGCGATCCGACATCGCGATTCCTTTCAGCACTTATTTAGAACGCAGTCACGTGCTGGTATGTCAAACGTCTTTGAAGGGGATTTAACATTTTCCCTGGATATCTTAAAACAAGAATATCCATCCTACGGGACGAGCGACTACCGAGAGCCTGCCTTTCAAGTTCTTCAGGAAGACGGGAGCCGGACGACTCAGTTTGAATATGTTTCACATGAAATTTTCCAAGGGAAGCCTGGATTAAACGGGCTTCCTGCCACTTATACTGAAGAAAATGACGAAGCTTCTACGCTTATCATAAAACTGAAGGATCCATTAATTGATGCAGAAATTGAGTTAATGTATACCGTTTATGAAAACCGCAGCGTCATCACAAGAAGTGCGAAATTTTTAAATAAGGGAAAGCAGAAGCTGGAGTTAATCCGAGCCCTAAGCGCCAGTATTGACTTATTTGACGCAGATTTTGAAATGGTTCAGCTTTCCGGATCCTGGTCGAGGGAACGGCATGTCAAAACGAGAGAGCTTGTACCTGGTATTCAAAGCATTACGAGTACGAGGGGAACGAGCAGCACCCAGCAAAATCCGTTTCTTGCGCTGAAGCGAAAAACAGCGGATGAGCATCGGGGAGAAGTCTACGGCTTTAATTTCGTTTACAGCGGAAATTTTCTAGCCCAGGTTGAAGTAGATCATTATGATGTAGCGAGAGTATCGATGGGAATTAATCCTTTTGACTTTAACTGGCTGCTTGCACCTGGTGAAGAGTTTCAGACACCTGAAGTTGTGATGGTCTATTCGGATGAGGGGCTAAACGGGATGAGTCAGGAATATCATAACCTCTACCGTGAACGCTTAGTGCGCGGTCCTTGGAGGGATGAAAAGCGGCCTGTCCTTATCAATAACTGGGAAGCCACCTACTTTGATTTTAATGAAGACAAGCTTCTGGATATTGCTAAAGAGTCAAAAGAACTTGGGATTGAGCTGTTTGTGTTAGACGACGGATGGTTTGGTAAACGGGATGATGATACAACATCACTCGGTGACTGGTTTGCGGATAAAGAGAAGCTGCCTGATGGCATAGAGGGCATCTCACGGAAAATAACCGAGCTTGGCATGAAATTCGGTTTATGGTTCGAACCGGAAATGGTTAATAAAGAAAGTGAGTTATACAAAGAGCATCCAGACTGGATTATTCATGTTAAGGGAAGGACTAATTCACATGGAAGAAACCAGTATGTGCTTGATTTTTCAAGAAAAGAAGTTGTCGACAATTTATACGAACAAATGGCTGATGTATTGGCGAATTCGCCTGTGTCTTATGTGAAATGGGATATGAACCGTTATATGACGGAAATCGGCTCCCTCGCTTTGCCTGCCGAACGGCAAAGTGAAGTGGCCCACCGCTATATTTTAGGAGTTTATGATTTGTATGAACGATTAACTTCTGAGTTTCCTGATGTCCTATTTGAGTCCTGCGCAAGCGGCGGTGCCCGGTTTGATCCGGGAATGCTTTCCTATGCGCCTCAGACGTGGACAAGCGATGATACCGATGCTGTAGAACGATTAAAAATTCAGTACGGAACATCGATGGCTTATCCATTGAGTACAATGGGGGCTCACGTATCAGATATACCGAACCACCAGGTGCATCGAAAAACAGGCCTTGAAATGAGGGGCCATGTTTCATTCTTTGGCATGTTTGGCTACGAGCTGGATATTACGAAGATGACACCCAAGGAAAAAGAGGAAGTGAAGCAGCAGGTTCATTTTTATAAGCAGAATCGTGAGCTGATTCAACACGGAACTTTCTACCGTTTGCTCAGCCCGTTTGATGAGGGAGGCAATTTTGTAGCATGGATGGTCGTTTCAAGTGATCAGAAGGAAGCCCTTGTCGGTTACTACAAGGTTCTTGCAGAGCCGAACCCAGGGTTTAAGCGGCTTATGTTAAAAGGACTGAATGAACATAAGGAATATAAGATTGAAGGTACTGATGGAAGTTACTACGGAGATGAGCTGATGAGAGCCGGCCTAATGCTCGAAAATGAGTTTTCAGGATCAACTCAGCCGCAGGGAGAAAAGCTTGGAGATTACCGTTCTTCCATTTATAAACTGACAGTATTAGATTAA
- a CDS encoding alpha-glucosidase/alpha-galactosidase: MSRITFIGAGSTIFAKNILGDCMFVPALNGFEFALHDIDEKRLNESEQMLRNLAQKYNQSIKIVSFLDRKEALKGAKYVINAIQVGGYEPSTVIDFDIPKKYGLQQTIGDTIGIGGIFRSLRTIPVMKAIADDLEEICPDAWLLNYTNPMAALTGYMLRHTNVKTIGLCHSVQVCTKDLFDALDMEHEGIEERIAGINHMAWLLEVKRDGQDLYPEIKRRAKEKQKEKHEDMVRFELMDKFGYYITESSEHNAEYHPYFIKNAYPELIDRFNIPLDEYPRRCVNQIKEWEEMREEIVHNAQLSHERSHEYGSRIIEAMETNIPFKFGGNVLNTGSLISNLPKNACVEVPCVADRNGILPAYIGDLPEQLAALNRTNINTQLLTIEAAVTGKKEHIYQAALLDPHTSAELSMDDIVSMCDDLIQAHGDWLPEFK, encoded by the coding sequence ATGTCAAGAATTACATTTATCGGTGCAGGAAGTACGATTTTCGCAAAAAATATCCTAGGTGACTGTATGTTTGTTCCTGCTTTAAATGGTTTTGAATTTGCACTGCATGACATTGATGAAAAGAGACTAAACGAATCAGAACAGATGCTGAGAAATCTAGCACAAAAATACAATCAGTCGATTAAGATTGTTTCTTTCTTAGACAGAAAGGAAGCATTAAAAGGAGCCAAATATGTGATTAACGCCATACAGGTGGGAGGCTATGAACCGAGTACCGTAATCGATTTTGATATCCCTAAAAAATACGGGCTTCAGCAGACAATCGGGGATACGATAGGAATTGGGGGTATTTTCCGCTCCCTTAGAACTATTCCTGTTATGAAGGCCATTGCGGACGATCTAGAAGAAATTTGTCCTGATGCCTGGCTGCTTAACTACACGAATCCAATGGCTGCTCTTACCGGGTACATGCTTCGCCATACGAATGTAAAAACCATCGGGCTCTGCCATAGTGTTCAGGTATGTACAAAGGATTTATTCGATGCTCTTGATATGGAGCATGAAGGAATCGAAGAAAGGATAGCCGGTATTAACCACATGGCTTGGCTTCTTGAGGTTAAAAGAGACGGACAGGATTTGTATCCGGAAATTAAACGACGGGCTAAAGAAAAACAGAAGGAAAAACATGAGGATATGGTTCGTTTTGAATTGATGGACAAATTCGGCTATTACATTACCGAATCTTCAGAGCATAATGCAGAGTATCATCCCTACTTTATCAAGAATGCTTATCCAGAATTGATTGACCGGTTTAATATTCCGCTTGATGAATATCCGCGGCGCTGTGTCAATCAGATTAAAGAATGGGAAGAAATGCGCGAGGAAATTGTCCATAATGCACAGCTTAGCCACGAGCGTTCTCACGAATACGGATCCCGCATTATCGAAGCGATGGAAACGAACATCCCGTTTAAGTTTGGGGGAAATGTATTAAATACGGGAAGCCTTATTTCCAACCTTCCCAAAAACGCTTGTGTAGAAGTTCCATGTGTGGCAGATCGCAATGGTATTCTTCCCGCTTACATCGGTGATCTTCCAGAACAGCTGGCTGCGTTAAACAGAACAAACATCAACACACAGTTACTGACGATTGAGGCCGCTGTAACAGGCAAAAAAGAGCACATTTACCAGGCAGCTCTTCTTGATCCTCACACGAGTGCAGAACTTTCCATGGATGATATAGTTTCTATGTGTGATGACCTTATTCAAGCTCACGGTGATTGGCTTCCTGAATTTAAATAA
- a CDS encoding carbohydrate ABC transporter permease translates to MSELVGKLKSRSGEIGGKRRKMKTEKSLWWMYLPAVLFVTVFIVYPFLDGVRISFTDWNGFSQTMNFVGLEQYQRMFSDPTTWTVIRNTLLYGIGSTILQNAIGLGYALLLNNSIKFRTVTRTIVYLPVIISPLIMGYIFYLFFAFQNGALNDALIFFGFDPINALGNANINPYIIVLVNTYQFVGIAMIIYLAGLQGISKDFYEAADIDGASSFQKFKKITLPMLAPSITINVVLNIIGGLKLFDVIVALTGGGPGNASQSSSTFMYDLYFSRQDAGYAATQGVLIAFIILILSLVALWYFKRKEIEA, encoded by the coding sequence ATGAGCGAACTGGTTGGGAAGTTGAAAAGCAGATCAGGGGAAATTGGAGGGAAGAGACGAAAAATGAAAACGGAAAAATCATTATGGTGGATGTATCTGCCGGCTGTGTTGTTTGTAACCGTATTTATCGTCTACCCGTTCCTCGACGGGGTTCGGATCTCTTTTACCGATTGGAACGGTTTTTCTCAGACAATGAACTTTGTTGGGCTGGAGCAATATCAGAGGATGTTTTCAGATCCGACAACATGGACGGTGATCAGGAACACTCTTTTATATGGAATAGGAAGTACTATTCTGCAAAATGCGATTGGATTAGGTTATGCACTGTTATTGAACAATTCGATTAAATTTAGAACAGTGACCCGAACTATTGTTTATCTTCCTGTTATTATCAGTCCGTTAATCATGGGATATATTTTCTATCTGTTCTTTGCGTTTCAAAACGGGGCACTAAATGATGCGTTGATCTTCTTTGGTTTTGACCCAATCAATGCGCTTGGAAATGCAAATATTAATCCATACATTATTGTCCTTGTTAATACGTATCAGTTCGTTGGTATTGCAATGATCATTTATCTGGCAGGTCTTCAAGGGATCTCGAAAGACTTTTATGAAGCGGCCGATATCGACGGTGCGTCCTCTTTTCAGAAGTTTAAGAAGATTACGCTTCCGATGCTCGCGCCCTCCATCACGATCAACGTCGTCCTTAACATTATTGGCGGTTTGAAATTGTTTGATGTCATTGTAGCTTTAACTGGAGGAGGACCTGGTAACGCATCACAGTCCAGCTCTACCTTTATGTATGACTTGTATTTCAGCAGGCAGGATGCCGGGTATGCAGCAACACAAGGTGTACTCATTGCATTCATCATTCTTATCTTAAGCTTAGTCGCCCTATGGTACTTCAAACGGAAGGAGATTGAAGCATAA
- a CDS encoding VanZ family protein — protein MTVNTLFESMHFIEFAILYILLIWALKVNNKLTELFSCLAAGFAMLYGLIDEIHQYYVPGRSFTFNDLVKDGVGVAVVFLGVHVGYFKKFRKLRGKEQAGDPDLTMAQVGEIRGD, from the coding sequence ATGACGGTTAATACTTTATTTGAAAGCATGCATTTCATTGAGTTTGCCATTTTGTACATTTTGCTCATATGGGCATTAAAAGTAAACAACAAGTTAACTGAACTATTCAGCTGTTTAGCAGCTGGATTTGCGATGCTGTATGGCCTCATTGATGAAATCCATCAATATTACGTGCCTGGCAGGTCATTTACCTTCAATGATCTAGTGAAGGACGGGGTGGGAGTGGCTGTAGTTTTTCTGGGTGTGCATGTTGGGTATTTTAAAAAGTTTAGGAAACTAAGGGGGAAGGAGCAGGCTGGGGATCCAGATCTAACTATGGCTCAAGTTGGTGAAATAAGGGGGGATTAG
- a CDS encoding LacI family DNA-binding transcriptional regulator — MATIRDIAEKSGFSIATVSRVLNHDTTLSVSDQTKERIFKVSEELNYRTLKERSAKTEKKKFRLGITLFHSEKDEINDPYFLAIRLGIEKECMSKNIDLIKVYRRNDHLDLSSVNQIDGMIVVGRIPPEEIDEIKKLTKFITFVDYSPDESAYDSVVIDFQRAMLNILNHLMELNHREIGFIGGVLHIRPGETLMDYREKAFREYLNSRNILNEESIFIGQFTTEDGYKLMKKALEQPKLPTAFVIASDSMAIGALKALHQHNVRVPEQVSLVGFNDIAASNYLQPSLSTVKVYTEFMGETAVELMIERLNTKRSIPKKVVVPTELIKRESTVKIH; from the coding sequence ATGGCCACAATTCGTGACATAGCGGAGAAATCAGGTTTTTCAATTGCCACTGTATCAAGGGTGCTAAATCACGATACAACTTTGTCGGTATCAGACCAAACCAAAGAACGGATATTCAAAGTCTCAGAGGAACTAAATTACCGTACGTTAAAAGAACGTTCGGCTAAAACAGAAAAAAAGAAATTCAGGCTGGGTATAACTTTATTTCATTCCGAAAAAGATGAAATTAATGATCCCTACTTTTTAGCGATTCGTTTAGGGATTGAAAAAGAGTGTATGTCCAAAAACATTGACTTAATAAAAGTGTACCGAAGAAATGACCATCTCGACTTATCATCTGTGAACCAAATAGACGGAATGATCGTGGTTGGACGAATCCCGCCAGAAGAAATAGACGAAATTAAGAAACTTACTAAATTTATTACTTTTGTTGATTATTCTCCGGACGAATCAGCCTATGACTCTGTCGTTATTGACTTTCAAAGAGCGATGCTCAATATTCTTAATCATCTAATGGAATTAAATCATCGTGAGATCGGGTTTATTGGAGGAGTGCTCCACATTCGCCCTGGAGAGACATTAATGGACTATCGTGAAAAAGCCTTTCGAGAGTATTTGAATTCCCGCAATATTTTAAATGAAGAATCTATCTTCATTGGACAATTCACTACCGAAGACGGCTACAAATTAATGAAAAAAGCTTTAGAGCAGCCGAAACTCCCAACTGCTTTTGTCATCGCAAGTGATTCAATGGCGATTGGGGCATTAAAAGCTCTCCATCAGCATAACGTCCGCGTACCAGAACAGGTTTCCCTTGTCGGCTTCAACGATATCGCCGCTTCTAATTACCTTCAGCCCTCTTTATCGACTGTAAAGGTATATACAGAGTTCATGGGTGAAACGGCAGTTGAGTTAATGATTGAACGGTTGAATACTAAACGAAGCATTCCAAAAAAAGTAGTAGTTCCCACGGAATTAATTAAAAGAGAAAGCACAGTAAAAATCCATTAA
- a CDS encoding LacI family DNA-binding transcriptional regulator, translating into MASLKDVAREANVSIATVSRVLRDDKTLSVAESTRKRVLHSAKKLNYLSLTDKKKSSILSKDKKSIGLIVFCSRDYEYEDEYFTGLRVGIEAECAHLNLNISTVVRQGQNLLEESSLNDLHGVIVVGKVSPETVREIYERFNRVVFVDESPNPEIFDSVTSNFYGATSQLMKHLISLGHKEIGFIGGKETIHSTSSPLELDDMDNVEKLRFLPYKKIMNNLGYYDEEHVYFGEWSTDTGYQLMKQAISKGNLPTSFVIASDPLAIGAIRALHESGINCPDDVSIVSFNDIEIAKFINPSLTTAKVFTEQMGKSAVKLLKERMEGREIAAKIIHPCQVEIRESSGIVSRESLTV; encoded by the coding sequence ATGGCCAGCTTAAAAGATGTGGCAAGAGAGGCCAATGTCTCAATCGCTACCGTTTCCAGAGTGCTGAGAGACGATAAAACCTTATCCGTCGCAGAGTCTACTCGGAAACGAGTCTTACATTCTGCGAAAAAGCTAAACTATCTATCTTTAACCGATAAGAAAAAATCTTCTATATTATCAAAAGATAAAAAGTCGATTGGCTTGATCGTCTTCTGTTCACGAGACTACGAATATGAGGATGAGTACTTCACAGGACTTAGAGTCGGCATCGAAGCCGAATGTGCCCATTTAAATTTAAATATCTCTACTGTTGTGCGGCAGGGCCAAAATTTATTAGAAGAAAGCAGCCTCAACGACCTTCACGGAGTTATCGTCGTTGGAAAAGTTTCACCTGAGACAGTCCGCGAAATCTATGAAAGATTTAATAGAGTCGTTTTTGTCGATGAATCACCGAACCCTGAGATCTTTGACAGCGTTACTTCAAATTTCTACGGGGCAACGAGTCAGTTAATGAAACACTTGATCTCGCTTGGACATAAAGAGATTGGATTTATTGGTGGAAAGGAAACGATTCACTCCACCTCTTCCCCGCTCGAGTTAGACGATATGGATAATGTAGAAAAGCTGCGTTTTCTTCCTTACAAGAAAATCATGAATAACCTCGGTTATTATGATGAAGAACATGTTTACTTCGGTGAATGGTCAACAGACACCGGGTATCAGCTGATGAAGCAGGCCATCAGCAAAGGGAATCTTCCTACGTCTTTTGTAATAGCCAGTGACCCACTCGCTATTGGAGCTATACGGGCACTGCACGAATCAGGTATTAATTGTCCAGATGATGTATCCATCGTAAGTTTTAACGATATTGAAATCGCGAAATTTATTAATCCATCACTCACTACTGCAAAAGTTTTTACTGAACAGATGGGGAAATCCGCTGTAAAACTATTAAAGGAACGAATGGAAGGCAGAGAAATAGCTGCAAAGATCATTCACCCGTGCCAAGTTGAGATTCGTGAATCATCTGGAATAGTCAGCCGTGAATCATTAACTGTCTAA
- a CDS encoding carbohydrate ABC transporter permease has product MSGTKKSMLTALAVLVAAIHIIPFYILITTALKTRGDFSSRWSLPEYFTLENFAIAWQEANLGPAFVNSIIITFFAAVLLILFGSMAAYPLARRATKLNKAAMMFFISIMVIPPLTALVPLYQLVVDMGMLNTRTVAVLNNVAAFIPLTIFLYAGFIRSTIPKELEEAAKIDGASTIGIFFRVVFPLLKPVTASVLIIACVFIWNDYQFAIFFLQSSDVQTLTVAMASFFGENQHNLGLVAAAAFIAMIPMAVLFLFLQKYFIAGLSSGAVKG; this is encoded by the coding sequence ATGAGCGGAACAAAGAAATCAATGTTGACAGCTCTGGCAGTTCTGGTGGCAGCCATCCATATCATTCCCTTTTATATCCTGATCACTACGGCATTAAAGACACGGGGAGATTTCAGTTCCCGCTGGTCACTTCCTGAATACTTCACTCTGGAGAATTTCGCAATTGCCTGGCAGGAAGCCAATCTTGGTCCGGCTTTTGTTAACTCGATCATTATTACGTTTTTCGCTGCTGTTTTACTTATTCTTTTTGGATCGATGGCAGCCTATCCTTTAGCACGTCGTGCGACTAAATTGAATAAAGCAGCAATGATGTTTTTTATTTCGATTATGGTTATCCCGCCGCTTACAGCACTAGTACCGCTTTATCAGCTGGTTGTTGATATGGGTATGCTGAACACGCGTACTGTTGCGGTATTAAATAATGTGGCTGCGTTTATTCCGCTGACAATTTTCCTGTATGCAGGATTCATACGCTCAACGATTCCAAAGGAACTTGAAGAAGCAGCAAAAATTGACGGTGCCAGTACAATAGGAATATTCTTCAGAGTTGTTTTCCCGCTGCTGAAGCCAGTAACAGCATCCGTTCTGATTATTGCATGTGTATTTATCTGGAACGATTATCAGTTTGCGATTTTCTTCTTGCAAAGCAGTGATGTTCAAACATTAACAGTTGCTATGGCCAGCTTCTTTGGAGAAAACCAGCATAATCTCGGCCTTGTAGCAGCCGCCGCGTTTATTGCGATGATTCCAATGGCCGTCTTGTTCTTATTCTTACAAAAATACTTTATTGCCGGTCTTTCATCAGGGGCAGTAAAAGGATAA